In Zingiber officinale cultivar Zhangliang chromosome 1A, Zo_v1.1, whole genome shotgun sequence, the DNA window ATTATTAGGTTaaacgtaaaaaaaaaattaaaaaaaaaaaagtatgtgTTATGCAGAGGTACGATCCAAGCAATAGAAAGAGGCTCAATTATAGGAGGAATATAAATCTCGTCTTGTGTCTGAAGGCGCCAACAGCTAAGAAGATATATCCATAAATCCACATGCAGATCAGGTGATGGTACCACTTTTGTACAGCAACTTGCAGCATCTTCACATGCACTGATTTGTTGGAATCTCAGAGCTAGTGCTTCTCACATGCAGCCTTATCAGCAGGAAGGAAGAGCTActcatttatatattaattatacgTTCCACTTTCTGATAGTTTTTAAGTCGTAGTATTGTTGGGAGTTAGTTCTACTTTTTACTGATCATTTGCAAGTTTAATTCTCGAATCCTTTTGTCTTTTATAATCTTGGATCGATCTTTCGTGTTTTACTCTAAATCAATATTCCATGCATCGACACTGTTAAAATGTGCACCAAATGATCCAATATTACAAACAAACCTTTCTACATGCTCTCCCTCTGAGACTATTGTGTGCTAGTCTCTCAACTCCATTGctagtgttttttttttcctttgcaaATTTAAATACAAGAcgataaggaaaaaaaatacatttGAATTTAAATTGACTCGAACTCGCACCCACAAAAGTGGAACAGATTTCCGTGCATGAGATAACGTAGATTTGATAGTTTCAGCTGGTGTCCAATTCCTTTTCTGCGCTGACGACGGTTGGCTCGGCAGTTGGCGGCGGCGGTATCGTCGTTAGATTTTGTTGCTGGTAGACTTGTCGCAGTCTCTCGATCTCCATCTTCAATGCTTCTTGATGAGCTGATTGTCCCATTTAATCGCATCAATCACATCATATTTCTACCCGAAGTAATTAAGCAGTACGTAGCTCACCGTCCTTAAAGATCTTGTCCTGTGCCAAGGCCGCGATGCGTTGCTTGAGATGGCTGTTGCCGAGCGTCAGCAGCGAGCGCTGCTGATCCAAGAAGGCGACTCGTGGAGACAATGCCGACACTTCCGTCTTCGATTATATTGATCGGGTTCCCAATTGCTTAATTAGTAATTGTCGATGTGGAAATTAAAACCATCCATTGATCGGATAAAAATATCTACCTGCAACCTCGTCACGCTGCGCTCGAGCTCGGAGATGTATTGGAGCTTCCTCACCCGCGACCTCTGCGCCGATTGACGGTTCGCCAGAATCCTGTTCCACGAATTTGATCCCGATTCATTGCCAAAATTTAGGACGGATTTAACATGAACGCGAAACTCCGTGTTAAATTTGCTAAAATCTGGACCTTTTGACTCTCCTGGGATCCACAATTGCGGCGTCGGACCCGGCGGAGGGCTGCGGCGGCTCCGCCAGGCAGGCGCTCTGCGCCTCCTCCGCCTCGTTCGCAATCAGCTTTCGCGAGGCGGTcttgtcgtcgtcgtcgtcgtccccGTTGGCGCTGTGGTGGTCGGAGGGCACGGAGGTGGAAGGGGCGGGCTCGACCACCTCGTCGGAGAAGATGGACAGGAGCTGGTCGGCGTCGAACTCGGAGGCGGGGTCGTCGATGAAGGCGAGGGAGTCGCTGACGGAGCGGCGGTGGTAGCTGCGCCTGGCGGCGGAGAGATGGAGGAACTCGTCGACCCAGGAGGACTGAGGCGGCGCCTCGGTCGCAGGGGGGAGGAGGAAGGCCGCCGGCGGCGGCCAGCTGCAGTTGGGAT includes these proteins:
- the LOC121999449 gene encoding basic leucine zipper 61-like codes for the protein MAQLPPKIPPSAMIPNPNCSWPPPAAFLLPPATEAPPQSSWVDEFLHLSAARRSYHRRSVSDSLAFIDDPASEFDADQLLSIFSDEVVEPAPSTSVPSDHHSANGDDDDDDKTASRKLIANEAEEAQSACLAEPPQPSAGSDAAIVDPRRVKRILANRQSAQRSRVRKLQYISELERSVTRLQTEVSALSPRVAFLDQQRSLLTLGNSHLKQRIAALAQDKIFKDAHQEALKMEIERLRQVYQQQNLTTIPPPPTAEPTVVSAEKELDTS